Within the Salvelinus namaycush isolate Seneca unplaced genomic scaffold, SaNama_1.0 Scaffold793, whole genome shotgun sequence genome, the region GACAATCCCATATAGACATAACTAAAGTGTTAGCAGATCCAGTTCATGTGTAACTCTATTTATGCTATGTTGCAGATGTCTTCATTCTCTTTCAAAGATGCAGGAGttatattttttacaatattGTATTTGACCTACAAATACCCCAAAATCCTTCTCTTAGTGCACTCTGATAATAAACTAAATGAAATCAGTTAGTGATCATGAAACAATAGTCAGTCCTTTCTTACCTTGGAGGCCATACCTGGGCTCACAACAACATTTAACATTAATTACTCATGATAACAACATATAGGATAGAACACTATGTTATCTATGTTCCTTTATACAGCAGTACTGACAAAGGGAGGTGGCATTAGCCTCACCCCATCCCCCTCATTGCCAGAGGGGAAAAACAGATGAGACAGCCAGGTACTCCTGCTGGGTTTGTGGAGTGTTGGCGGGAGGCTGATTGGCGGGAGGCAGGTTAGCGGGAGGTGGGGATTTTAGCTGTTGCATTCCGTCCTGATCACAAGAGTTCAGAAGGCCCCGATCTCTGTCCCCCAGGGCCTGTAAGGCTGATTTCTCAGGGCTGTGGAGGAGCCTGCTGAGTTGAGGGCTGCCGGGGACACTAGGGGAAAAGTACTGAAGGAGAaggcagacagggaggagagggaggagaggaggggtggtggTTGGGAGAGCTTGGAGGCTGAGACTGGCAGGGCCAGCCCCAGGGGTAGATTGTCATTGGGGGGCACCCTGAGTGCCTCTGAGGGGGCCGTCACACTGAGTCTGGAGGTCACTGAGGTATCAGTAGAACAGGGGGATGAcatggaggagaagatggagcaGGAGGAGGGTGGGCTGCTGGTACTGTGGGGGGCTAGTGTCCGTCCCTGGGGGAGTGGTAAGAGGAGGGGGAGTTGCAGGTGGGCGGAGGGAGTCCTCAAAGCGGAGCCCCAGGCTAGTTGTCCAGGGTGTCCAGTCAATACAGTGTGGATGTCTCTCTGAGAGGCGTAGTTGTTGAGGTGGGAGACCAGGCGTACGCGGAGTGGGTCGACACTATTCCAGCCCTCCATGATGCTTAGGTAACGGGCCGTCTCTGACAGACACTCCCTGAAGCCCAGGCTGCGGTAGTCCTTGGCCCGGGCGTGGGCTTCAAAATACCCTACcaggagagggaggcagagggtcAGGAACAGGAACTACTACTAGTTCCCTACAAATATGCAGAAGTTTTTCTAGAAGTTTCCCTATCACAACATATTTTTTACAGGCTTTCATCATAAATCAAATCTTTGTATTGTTTTGGTATTGACTCACCTTGTCCGCTGGCAGCATGTATCATCTTCAAATGATCCACAGTAATCTGCAAAATTTCAGCTTTTTCCAATTTTGACGATCCCTGTGACAAAAGGCAACATTCGATTAGATTGTGTTACTGGTAAAATAACAGTCCTAACCAAAGATGTAGAAAAGGCGGAAGTTGACTACTGAGATGAATATACTCTGAATCCAATAGGTCTGTATGGTATATACAATTGTACTGTAGCCTACCTGCTTCTCAAACGCACTTGGTACAAGTCTTCTGAGATCAGTCAGGCTGTTGTTGATTCGGTCACGTCGCCGTTTCTCAATAATCTGTGGATGAGAGCGAGGTATAATATGATTTTTGGGGTCTCCGACAGCATATCAAGGTGATGGTGAACCTTAATAATGGCAATATTTGGTGCGTAATTACGCAAGTGAAATGTAATACTCACTCCTCTGCGTCGTTTTCTGGCTTGAGTTTGAGTGGTTTTCGGGGGTGACATCAAGTCATGCGGAGAGTCAAGGTTTCTGAAATAATCAAAGTAATTTTCATTTAGTTTCAATAACATATTGGTGACGATAGGCTTCTGTCACGCATAGCCTGTTTTTCAAGA harbors:
- the LOC120042863 gene encoding hairy/enhancer-of-split related with YRPW motif protein 1-like; amino-acid sequence: MRRNHNYSCSSDSELDDNIEVEKDSGDENVNLDSPHDLMSPPKTTQTQARKRRRGIIEKRRRDRINNSLTDLRRLVPSAFEKQGSSKLEKAEILQITVDHLKMIHAASGQGYFEAHARAKDYRSLGFRECLSETARYLSIMEGWNSVDPLRVRLVSHLNNYASQRDIHTVLTGHPGQLAWGSALRTPSAHLQLPLLLPLPQGRTLAPHSTSSPPSSCSIFSSMSSPCSTDTSVTSRLSVTAPSEALRVPPNDNLPLGLALPVSASKLSQPPPLLSSLSSLSAFSFSTFPLVSPAALNSAGSSTALRNQPYRPWGTEIGAF